In the genome of Saprospira sp. CCB-QB6, one region contains:
- a CDS encoding ExbD/TolR family protein, whose amino-acid sequence MSKFKKNKKKDAPGITTASLPDIVFMLLCFFMVVTKMRDADVKVRVRIPQATELEKLEKKSMVSHIFIGPPSPIYQAQFGSAPKIQLNDAFATPDDIMQFVNVERSAINPERHNEMTCAMKIDGEVKMGLITDVKTELRRANFRRVSYLANKRSN is encoded by the coding sequence ATGTCTAAATTTAAGAAGAATAAAAAGAAGGATGCCCCCGGTATCACCACTGCCTCTTTACCCGATATCGTTTTTATGTTGCTCTGCTTCTTTATGGTAGTAACCAAAATGCGTGATGCGGATGTAAAAGTGCGGGTGAGAATTCCCCAAGCTACCGAATTGGAAAAGCTGGAGAAAAAATCTATGGTGAGCCACATCTTCATCGGTCCTCCTTCACCCATTTATCAAGCTCAGTTTGGTTCAGCTCCTAAGATCCAACTCAACGATGCTTTTGCTACTCCTGATGATATCATGCAATTTGTCAATGTAGAACGTTCGGCTATTAACCCCGAACGCCACAACGAAATGACTTGTGCCATGAAAATTGATGGGGAAGTGAAAATGGGACTCATCACCGATGTAAAAACAGAGCTGCGTAGAGCCAACTTCCGCCGAGTAAGCTATTTGGCCAACAAACGCTCTAACTAG